The following proteins come from a genomic window of Prionailurus viverrinus isolate Anna chromosome D1, UM_Priviv_1.0, whole genome shotgun sequence:
- the SYTL2 gene encoding synaptotagmin-like protein 2 isoform X1: MRLKMIDLSFLTEEEQEAIMKVLQRDAALKRVEEERVRHLPEKIKDDQQLKNMSGQWFYEAKAKRHRDRIHGADIIRASMRKKKLQVAAEQSKDRANEAKESWVNNVNKDAILPPELTGALEEPEDVAPASPSSSVVNPASTVIDMSQENTRKSAVSPAKQRKNPFNSSKFPEDHLSQQTKSEPSKNGKAGFFQTSKEGELSESKEELSIPDISSQNLEKPKQTFPGPENGSQIKAPIPKARKMLHKSHELKQDDNQPFPRQRTDSLGARGAPRGILKRNSSSSSTDSETVRFLQNFEPKSKIVSPGLTIHERISEKEHSLEDDDSSNSLEPLKHVRFSAVKDELPQSPGLSHGQDIGEFSVLESDRLKNGAEDKVDVDEFWNDPKPPQYRKPLPLHQSASSPSASKNETCQPMTSGSFPINGHRSPSQVLTTRPESIENSPTINEHKAKPSELSRLKSELSKSPADGLSCVEPEPSQVPGHSSRDHQQGKPPLLKALKAMKSSHSDPFATEIRKTTDDSISKVLDWFNRSCHSEDNKSSLQHPQGIEPKEEIDSESQVATTLVTDDASVKESGSKALLSAKVKLTPMESDLTFQEKGNMLPSGNCQNNNVNIKPKPINLFQQGKEGLGILQSCEIYDPNQGSKTVDYSQGSKNIGEGNQVLPPTSNYSYSAVTGPDAEDQVPCNIKAIGTLGEEEPELQSFEKSRGNSEVNFDSSTLVKEPSLKDNMKTEKKSKEEDTYILKASLEPEYIESPHGIAKDKSWKKPEVQLQDAVEAPKNQVQREKYKRVSDRISFWEGEKAAAKLTHKEPTSSCSQGRPSAKAYQPVKSMDNLSTGQTEYNQVISKQVVLDDNGHIAHLSSFYSLNKSKETRPQKPGPSKNYPSVDQSGEMSPFQNRINEPIKMLPEAESWHYKRDLTLPSWQYPSNVANGIYTPLEKDRSLIGESNPNFKVMSLKERMDEPNMEQVYNHSQFENLRKFWDLGANTNSQDNVEKNTTIVSQNPLVPFNSQKYKELSDIKSSGKNIHEIGTLPGKKKLPAREEIEKLNSKCTLQVLPDETTFPLRPSRKSAHQLPGNESSKENVKKNMEWFVTPVFKEEKDYSDQEIQESIVKTSVLSKDYKDTFNDNLQKLLSEASSPAMQTSVGKVHEKQVPEQEISGNKTWPHDTDFADTEGEDRGHEEIINEHVDKTVAPPKVKPNTLTASLDKLLKEATGTSPSPLPTMLEPVTTRINSEPEESRVYEKGIEWSHNISDYQKEIIAPFPKGEETLGNAALLQKAESGECQLNTEDLCQMAAESSHSLGRPSHLYRKDSFGDVANSPQKMPYSRDAHLAPQDKALPSQREISETVEKVILPPNPALKYVNATLQKLLREAWLSYPVERGVVPGEVKAEFPEGVEAAGSPQNSTPWAIMDILIPDRKDFYPFTIVPDKTHKIGSYLAARVSPSEQTLCSSDCTVTQYGKKLSQEVAEIVKETVIQPKSEFLEFSAGLEKLLKEAVESPSSKNESDTGTLSLSKLTGSTEVPRQAASEFHPEEIKETVKKSEAPSITESAFDMGFEKLFREASETPSYLLQLSVKEETPEKECPQSEQDSFLKTVPHFYWTASEASERKLKNNVLKSQVNQCDEVLGGHQAMTDLSVDLCGPDSGVEIFGTPQLFAEHKIGVTETTIAPEDRDSESQVAGVQEGTSQEPGFEKAPKAMSVSTNRQPISLLTDKANPTKTSKVELILASPCKREEKKEEKEGFSDSDFSDGNIGSNAESWRNTSSSEEEPSPVLKTLEKSATRKMPSKSLEDISSDSPNQAKVDNLPEELVRSAEDDQKADQEPDTNECIQGISTVPSQPDNQFSHPDKLKRMSKSVPAFLQDESDDRETDTASESSYQLSRHKKSPSSLTNLSSSSGMTSLSSVSGSVMSVYCGDFGNLEVKGNIQFAIDYVDSLKELHVFVAQCKDLAAADVKKQRSDPYVKAYLLPDKGKMGKKKTLVVKKTLNPVYNEILRYKVEKQILKTQKLNLSVWHRDTFKRNSFLGEVELDLETWDWDNKQNKQLKWYPLKRKTAPVALEAENRGEMKLALQYVPDPIPGKKLPTTGEVHIWVKECLDLPLLRGNHLNSFVKCIILPDTSRKSRQKTRAVGKTTNPVFNHTMVYDGFRPEDLTEACVELTVWDHYKLTNQFLGGLRIGFGTGKSYGTEVDWMDSTSEEVALWEKMVNSPNTWIEATLPLRMLLIAKISK, encoded by the exons TTCTAGCGTGGTAAATCCAGCTTCCACCGTGATTGATATGTCCCAGGAAAACACAAGGAAGTCAGCTGTGTCTCCGGCTAAG CAAAGGAAGAACCCATTTAATAGCTCCAAGTTTCCAGAAGATCACTTATCTCAACAAACCAAAAGTGAGCCGTCAAAAAATGGAAAGGCTGGTTTCTTTCAGACCTCAAAAgaag gtGAATTGTCAGAGTCAAAAGAAGAATTGTCGATCCCAGATATTTCAAGCCAAAATTTAGAGAAACCAAAGCAGACATTTCCAGGCCCTGAGAATGGATCTCAGATCAAAGCTCCAATCCCCAAAGCCAGGAAAATGCTCCACAAATCACATGAGTTAAAGCAAGATGATAACCAGCCTTTTCCTAGACAAAGGACAGACTCCCTGGGTGCAAGGGGGGCTCCGAGAGGGATCCTGAAGCGCAACTCCAGTTCTAgcagcacagactctgaaacGGTTCGTTTTCTTCAGAACTTTGAACCCAAAAGCAAAATTGTGTCACCTGGCCTAACCATCCATGAGAGAATTTCTGAGAAGGAGCATTCCTTGGAAGATGACGACTCTTCAAACTCCCTGGAGCCATTAAAACATGTGAGATTCTCTGCAGTGAAGGATGAACTCCCACAGAGCCCTGGGCTAAGCCATGGCCAGGACATAGGAGAATTTAGTGTTTTAGAATCTGACAGATTGAAGAATGGAGCAGAAGATAAAGTGGACGTAGATGAGTTTTGGAATGACCCTAAACCTCCCCAGTACAGAAAGCCTTTGCCTTTACATCAATCAGCCTCAAGCCCAAGTgcatcaaaaaatgaaacatgTCAGCCAATGACTTCTGGTTCTTTTCCAATTAATGGGCACCGTTCTCCCTCACAAGTTTTAACTACAAGACCAGAGTCCATTGAGAATTCACCTACCATCAATGAACACAAAGCCAAACCATCAGAATTGTCAAGGCTTAAATCAGAATTGTCCAAAAGCCCTGCTG ATGGACTGTCTTGTGTTGAGCCTGAGCCATCTCAGGTGCCAGGTCACAGTTCTAGAGACCATCAGCAAGGTAAGCCCCCTCTTCTCAAGGCCCTAAAAGCAATGAAGTCCTCACACTCTGATCCATTTGCCACTGAGATAAGGAAGACAACTGATGATTCCATATCTAAAGTCCTAGACTGGTTTAATCGAAGTTGTCATTCAGAAGACAATAAGTCATCTCTCCAACATCCCCAAGGAATAGAacccaaagaagaaatagactCAGAATCACAGGTTGCTACTACCTTGGTGACAGATGACGCCAGTGTAAAAGAAAGTGGTTCAAAGGCTCTATTATCTGCCAAAGTTAAACTGACGCCTATGGAATCTGATTTGACAttccaggaaaagggaaatatGCTACCTTCTGGAAATTGCCAAAATAATAATGTGAATATCAAACCCAAACCTATTAATTTGTTCCAACAAGGCAAGGAAGGTCTAGGCATATTGCAATCATGTGAAATCTATGACCCAAATCAAGGCAGTAAAACTGTGGACTATAGCCAAGGTTCGAAAAACATAGGAGAAGGAAATCAGGTACTCCCCCCAACCAGTAACTATTCCTACAGTGCTGTCACAGGACCTGATGCAGAAGACCAAGTTCCATGCAACATTAAGGCTATTGGCACCTTAGGTGAAGAAGAGCCTGAGCTTCAGAGTTTTGAAAAAAGTAGAGGAAACTCAGAAGTGAATTTTGACTCTTCAACACTTGTCAAAGAACCAAGTTTGAAAGACaacatgaagacagagaaaaagagcaaagaagaaGATACATACATCCTGAAAGCTTCCTTAGAGCCAGAGTATATTGAGTCACCACATGGGATTGCCAAAGACAAATCTTGGAAGAAGCCTGAAGTCCAATTACAGGATGCTGTTGAGGCTCCCAAGAACCAAgtacaaagagagaaatacaaaagAGTAAGTGACAGAATATCTTTTTGGGAAGGTGAGAAAGCTGCTGCTAAATTAACTCATAAAGAACCCACATCATCATGCAGTCAAGGGCGACCTTCTGCTAAAGCATATCAGCCTGTGAAGTCCATGGACAATTTATCTACAGGCCAGACTGAATATAATCAAGTCATTAGCAAACAAGTGGTCCTAGATGACAATGGCCACATAGCCCATCTCTCCAGCTTTTATTCCTTGAATAAATCTAAAGAGACCAGGCCTCAGAAACCAGGTCCATCCAAAAATTATCCTTCAGTTGACCAATCAGGTGAAATGTCTCCTTTTCAGAATAGGATAAATGAGCCTATAAAAATGTTGCCAGAGGCTGAGAGCTGGCATTATAAAAGGGATCTTACTTTACCATCATGGCAATATCCTTCAAATGTTGCGAATGGAATATATACTCCTTTGGAGAAAGACAGATCCCTAATTGGTGAATCAAATCCCAACTTTAAAGTTATGTCcctaaaagaaagaatggatgaaCCCAATATGGAACAGGTCTATAATCACTCTCaatttgagaatttgagaaaGTTTTGGGACTTAGGAGCCAATACAAATAGTCAAGACAATGTTGAGAAGAATACTACCATAGTAAGCCAAAACCCTTTGGTGCCTTTTAATAGCCAGAAATACAAAGAACTCAGTGACATTAAATcatcaggaaaaaatatccatGAAATAGGGACACttccaggtaaaaaaaaattaccagcaAGAGAGGAAATTGAGAAATTAAATTCAAAGTGCACACTCCAGGTGTTACCAGATGAAACCACATTTCCATTGAGACCATCCAGAAAGTCTGCTCATCAGTTGCCAGGAAATGAGTCAtcaaaggaaaatgtgaaaaagaatatGGAATGGTTTGTTACACCAGTGTTCAAGGAAGAAAAGGATTACTCAGACCAAGAGATACAAGAATCAATAGTAAAAACAAGTGTTTTGTCTAAAGACTACAAAGACACTTTTAATGACAACTTACAGAAGTTACTTTCAGAAGCTTCATCACCAGCCATGCAAACTTCTGTTGGAAAAGTTCATGAAAAACAAGTGCCTGAACAAGAGATTTCTGGAAATAAAACATGGCCTCATGACACAGATTTTGCTGATACTGAGGGAGAAGACAGAGGACATGAGGAGATCATTAATGAGCATGTAGACAAAACAGTAGCTCCTCCAAAGGTCAAACCGAACACTTTGACTGCTAGTCTAGACAAACTCCTGAAGGAAGCAACTGGGACTTCACCTTCTCCCTTACCAACCATGTTAGAACCTGTTACCACTAGGATCAACTCTGAGCCTGAAGAGAGTAGAGTTTATGAAAAAGGGATAGAATGGAGTCACAACATATCAGACTATCAAAAAGAGATAATAGCTCCTTTTCCAAAAGGGGAAGAAACTTTGGGAAATGCAGCTCTCCTTCAGAAAGCTGAAAGTGGTGAGTGCCAGCTAAACACGGAGGATTTGTGTCAGATGGCTGCAGAAAGTTCTCACTCATTGGGTCGACCTTCTCATCTATACAGAAAGGATTCTTTTGGGGATGTGGCCAACTCTCCCCAAAAGATGCCTTATTCCAGGGATGCTCATCTCGCTCCCCAGGATAAGGCATTACCTTCACAAAGGGAAATTTCAGAGACTGTGGAAAAAGTCATTCTTCCACCTAACCCTGCCTTGAAGTATGTAAATGCTACATTACAAAAGCTACTTAGAGAAGCTTGGTTGAGCTATCCAGTTGAGAGGGGAGTAGTGCCTGGAGAAGTAAAAGCAGAATTTCCTGAAGGAGTTGAGGCAGCAGGTAGCCCCCAGAATTCTACACCGTGGGCTATAATGGACATTTTAATTCCAGACAGAAAGGATTTTTATCCCTTCACCATAGTTCCTGATAAAACTCATAAAATTGGATCTTACTTAGCTGCCCGAGTATCTCCATCAGAACAAACCCTTTGTTCATCTGATTGCACTGTTACTCAGTATGGCAAAAAGTTATCCCAGGAAGTGGCAGAAATTGTGAAGGAAACAGTTATTCAACCTAAATCAGAGTTCCTAGAATTCAGTGCTGGCTTAGAAAAACTACTGAAGGAAGCAGTTGAAAGCCcctcctcaaaaaatgaaagtgaTACAGGGACTCTTTCTCTATCAAAGCTAACAGGTAGTACTGAGGTGCCCAGGCAAGCTGCTTCTGAATTCCATCCTGAGGAAatcaaagaaacagtaaaaaagtCTGAGGCGCCATCAATAACTGAGAGTGCTTTTGATATGGGTTTTGAGAAACTTTTTAGAGAAGCATCGGAAACTCCTTCTTACCTGCTCCAGTTGTCAGTGAAGGAAGAAACTCCCGAGAAGGAGTGTCCACAGTCAGAGCAGGACAGTTTCTTGAAGACAGTGCCCCATTTTTACTGGACAGCCTCAGAGGCCTCTGAAAGGAAGCTTAAGAATAATGTTCTCAAATCTCAAGTCAACCAGTGTGATGAAGTGTTGGGCGGACACCAAGCTATGACTGATTTATCAGTAGATCTTTGTGGTCCTGACAGTGGGGTTGAGATCTTTGGAACCCCACAGCTCTTTGCAGAACATAAAATAGGGGTCACTGAAACTACAATAGCCCCAGAGGACAGGGACAGTGAAAGTCAGGTTGCAGGGGTTCAAGAAGGGACTTCTCAGGAACCTGGCTTTGAAAAGGCTCCTAAAGCAATGAGTGTGTCCACAAATAGGCAACCCATTTCTCTCCTGACAGACAAAGCAAACCCTACAAAAACAAGTAAAGTTGAATTGATTCTGGCATCACCAtgtaagagagaagagaaaaaggaagagaaagaaggtttCTCTGACTCTGATTTTTCAGATGGAAACATTGGTTCCAATGCAGAAAGCTGGAGAAATACCTCTA GTTCAGAAGAAGAACCCAGTCCTGTCTTGAAAACTTTGGAAAAGAGTGCTACTAGGAAAATGCCTTCCAAAAGTCTAGAAGACATTTCATCAGATTCACCAA ATCAAGCAAAAGTAGATAATCTGCCAGAAGAATTAGTACGTAGTGCTGAAGATG ATCAAAAAGCAGATCAGGAACCAGATACAAATGAATGCATACAAGGAA TTTCCACAGTGCCTTCACAACCTGATAATCAGTTTTCCCACCCTGACAAACTCAAAAGGATGAGCAAGTCTGTTCCAGCATTTCTCCAAGATGAG AGTGATGACAGAGAAACAGATACAGCATCAGAAAGCAGTTACCAGCTCAGCAGACACAAGAAGAGCCCAAGCTCTTTAACCAATCTTAGCAGCTCCTCTGGCATGACGTCCCTGTCTTCT GTGAGCGGCAGTGTGATGAGCGTTTACTGTGGAGACTTTGGCAATCTGGAAGTGAAAGGAAATATTCAGTTTGCAATCGACTATGTGGACTCATTGAAGGAGTTGCATGTCTTTGTGGCCCAGTGTAAAGACTTAGCAGCAGCAGATGTTAAAAAACAGCGCTCAGACCC ATATGTAAAGGCCTATCTGTTACCAGACAAGGGCAAAATGGGCAAGAAGAAAACACTTGTAGTGAAGAAGACCTTGAATCCTGTGTATAATGAGATACTGCGG TATAAAGTCGAAAAGcaaatcttaaaaacacaaaagctGAACCTGTCCGTTTGGCATCGAGATACATTTAAGCGCAATAGTTTTCTAGGGGAAGTAGAACTTGACTTGGAAACTTGGGACTGGGACAACAAACAGAATAAACAACTGAAGTGGTACCCTCTGAAGCGAAAG ACAGCACCAGTTGCCCTTGAAGCAGAAAACAGAGGTGAAATGAAGTTAGCTCTCCAGTATGTTCCAGATCCAATTCCTG GTAAAAAGCTTCCTACAACTGGAGAAGTGCACATCTGGGTGAAGGAATGTCTCGATCTACCTCTGCTAAGGGGCAACCATCTAAATTCTTTTGTTAAATG TATCATCCTTCCAGATACAAGTAGGAAAAGTCGCCAAAAGACAAGAGCTGTAGGGAAAACCACCAACCCTGTCTTCAACCACACCATGGTGTATGATGGTTTCAGGCCTGAAGACCTGACAGAAGCCTGTGTAGAGCTTACTGTCTGGGACCATTACAAATTAACCAACCAGTTTTTGGGAGGTCTTCGGATTGGCTTTGGAACAG gtaaaAGCTATGGCACTGAAGTGGATTGGATGGACTCTACTTCAGAGGAAGTTGCTCTCTGGGAAAAGATGGTGAATTCCCCCAATACTTGGATTGAAGCAACCCTGCCTCTCAGAATGCTATTAATTGCCAAGATTTCAAAATGA